From Haemophilus parainfluenzae:
TATCATTCCTCCTAAATAAAACCAACAAAACAAAGGAATCTTTATGCAATATTCTCTCGCACGTACCGAACAAGGTCAAACCTTTGGTATTACTGCAAAAATGGCAAACCGCCATGGCTTGATCGCTGGGGCGACAGGGACGGGGAAAACCGTGACATTACGTAAAATGGCAGAAGCGTTCAGTGATGATGGCGTACCGGTTTTTTTAGTCGATGTAAAAGGCGATTTGTCTGGTTTAGTAAAAGCGGGCACATTCAGTGGCAAAGTGGCAGAGCGTATTGAACAATTTAATTTAGGTGGTGAGAGTTATTTAAATGGCTATCCTGTGTCATTTTGGGATGTATTCGGTGAAACAGGCATCCCACTTCGTACCACGATTTCTGAAATGGGACCATTACTGCTTTCCCGTTTATTGAATTTAAACGCAACCCAAGAAGGCTTATTAAACCTCGTATTCCGTGTGGCAGATGATAAAGGCTTGCTACTCATCGATCTGAAAGACTTGCGTGCAATGCTTAAATTCGTGGCAGAGAACGCCAAATCGTTCCAAGTAGAATATGGCAACGTATCAGCTGCGAGTGTGGGCGCGATTCAACGTGCTTTACTGACCCTTGAAAATGAAGGGGCGACCAATCTTTTTGGTGAGCCGGCATTAAATCTCGAAGATTGGTTACAAACCCGTTATGGCCGTGGCGTGATCAATGTTTTAAATTCTGAAAAATTAATTAATTCCCCAAGAATGTATAGTGCATTCTTACTTTGGTTGATGTCTGAATTATTTGAACAATTACCGGAAGTTGGCGATCCAGAGAAACCAAAATTTGTGATGTTCTTCGATGAAGCGCATTTACTCTTTGATGGCGCACCGAGTGTGTTGGTGGACAAAGTGGAACAAGTGGTTCGGTTGATCCGTTCTAAAGGAGTAGGGATTTATTTTGTAACCCAAAATCCATTAGATTTACCGGATACCGTGTTAGGCCAATTAGGTAACCGTGTACAACACGCATTACGTGCTTTTACACCACGTGATCAAAAAGCAGTGAAATCTGCAGCAGAAACGTTCCGTTCAAATCCAGCTGTTAATGTGGTGGAAACCATTTCCACTTTAGGAGTGGGTCAAGCATTAATTTCATTCTTAGATGAAAAAGGCATGCCAACGCCAGTTGAAGTGGCGTATGTTTACCCACCGAAAAGCCAACTTGCACCGATTACTGAAGAAGAGCGAGCGGCGTGGGTGAAAGACGATGAGCTTTATGCCTTCTACAAAGATTACGTGGATAACGAATCCGCTTTCGAAGTATTAAATGCGCAAGCGGATTTAGCGGCAGTACAACAAAAACAAGCCGAGCAAGCGCAGCAAGAGGAAGAAAGCGGTTTATTGGGTAGACTAAGTCGTATGATTTTTGGAACACAAAAACGCGGGGATAAACTTTCTCCGACAGAACAAATGGTGAATAGCGTGGCAAAATCAGTTGGTCGCAATATTCGTAATGAAGTGACTAAACAAATTATGCGTGGTATCTTAGGGGCATTGAAAAAATAACGATAAGTTGGCCGCACTTTGCGGCAAGAATAATAAAGGAGATGATTATGTCTGATGTATTTCACTTAAACCTGACTAAAGCACAGTTGAAAGGCGCTACATTAGCTATTGTACCGGGCGATCCTGCACGTAGTGAACGTATTGCTAAAAAACTTGATAATCCTGAGTTTCTTGCAAGTACACGTGAATACACGTCTTGGTTAGGCTATCTAAATGGTCAACCGGTAGTCGTATGTTCAACCGGTATTGGTGGCCCTTCTACATCTATCTGTGTGGAAGAGCTAGCTCAGCTTGGCGTGCGTACATTCTTACGTATTGGTACAACAGGTGCAATTCAACCACATATTAATGTGGGAGATGTGCTTGTTACAACGGGGGCAGTTCGCCTTGATGGTGCAAGCCGTCATTTTGCCCCAATTGAATATCCAGCAGTGGCAAACTTTGAATGTACTACCGCACTTTTCAATGCGGCGAAAGAAAAAGGTATTGAGCCATTTGTAGGGATTACCGCGTCGTCTGATACCTTCTATCCTGGCCAGGAACGTTATGATACTTACAGTGGTAAAGTATATCGTGATTACCAAGGCTTGTTAAAACAATGGCAAGATCTCAACGTAATGAACTACGAGATGGAATCCGCGACATTATTCACCATGTGTAACGCCTTAGGCTTGCGAGCTGGTATGGTAGCAGGTGTGATTGTGAATCGTACACAACAAGAAATTCCAAATGAAGCGACCATGAAAGATACGGAAGACAAAGCAGTATCTGTCGTGGTGGAAGCAGCAAGAAAATTGTTAGCGTAATATGTAAAAGGCGTTTTAATAAAAACGCCTTTATTTTTTCATCATATAAAAACAAGTGAATTCTGCTTGATTCTGAAAAAAATTTTATCTCAATATTCAATTTTTTCTCAAAATGCTACAAAAGTGTGATGTACATCACAAAATCTACTCTCCTTTTTCATTAAAATTCAAAACCGTATGTTTACTAGAAAGGATTCATTATGGGCAGTACAACAAATCTTTCATCAAGAATGAATGGTATGAATAGTCATTATTCAACCGAAATTAAAAGTAAATATTTAAAATATCAGCTTCATTCTCTGATCGGTGTTTTTATTGGTTATATGTGTTACTACATAGTCCGTAATAACTTCGTATTATCCACCCCCTATTTAGCAGAAAAACTAGAACTTTCTAAGACGCAAATTGGTTTGCTCACCTCATCTTTACTTATTACGTACGGGTGTAGCAAAGGTGCAATGAGTATCTTGGCAGATAAAGCGAACCCTCGCTACTTTATGGCTTTAGGACTTCTTCTTTGTATTCTTATTAATATTATGATGGGGTTCTCAACAAGCTTCTATTTATTCGTAGGATTAGTCATTTTATTAGGGGTATTCCAAGGAATGGGGGTTGGTCCTTCAATTATTACCGTTGGGTATTGGTATCCACGTAGTCAGCGTGGGCGAGCAAGTACAACTTGGAATGTATCACATAATTTAGGTGGTGGTATTGTTGCGCCTATTGTAGGTGCTAGTCTTGCTTATTTCGGTTCTGAACAATGGGAAATCTCGACTTATGTTGTACCGAGTATCATTGCCTTAATTGGTGTTTTTCTTGTGTTATTTTTTGTGAAACGCCGTCCAGCTGAGGAAGGACTACCGACTGTTGAGGAAATGTATAACGAAGAAACGGTTAATACAAAATTAAAAGGTCATTTATCTGAAAAACCAGAAAATATGACTGCATTCCAAATTTTTTATCAATTTGTCGTTAAAAATCCTAATTCTTGGTATCTCGTTGGTGTTGATATTTTCACCTATATGGTTCGCTTTGGTATGTTAACTTGGATTCCACTTTATCTTCTTAAAGAAAAAGGTCTTACTAAAACAGATATGGGGGCTGCATTTATGATTTTTGAATGGGCAGCTATTCCATCAACGCTCATTGCTGGGTGGTTAATTGATAAATTTTTCCGTGGAAAAATTATGTATTTACCAATGATTTGTATGACAATTGTTTTCTTCTGTGTATTCGGTTACATGAACTCAGAATCCATTTTTGCCATTATTTTATTCTCTGCAATAGTTGGGTGTTTGGTCTATATTCCTCAATCTATGGTTGCAGTACAAGCAATGGAAGTTATTCCTAGTTTTGCATTAGGCTCAGCAGTAGGGTTACGTGGATTTATGAGTTATATTGTTGGTTCTACATTTGGTACAACATTGTTTGGTTTTGTTGTAGATAAATTTGGTTGGAGTAGTGGATTCTATACTATCATGTGTGGTGCGGTGATGTGTTTTATTTTCTGTTATCTATCTCACCGTGGATTACAAAAAATTCTTAATATGCAATAAATAAAAAAAGGCGTTTTAATTGAAAACGCCTTTTTTATCGAGTCTTAACTATTTGCCCTTGCAAAATCAGCCGCTCCGGCGACTAATTGCTCATCAGGTCGAATCCCAGTGTAGAGCTCAAATTGTTCGACAGCTTGTAGCACAATGACTTCTGCACCAGAAATGGTTTGTTTACCTTGCTGTTGAGCAAATTGGATAAACGGTGTTTCAGCAGGAATCGCTACCACATCAAAAGCGGTTTGAGCTTGTTGAATAAGATTTTCAGGAAAGGCGAGATCAAATTCTTCTTTTCCACCTTTCATCCCAATTGGCGTGACATTGACTAAAATATCTGCCGATTGATTATCTAAAGATGAGATATATTCATAGCCATAAAGTGCGGCTAAATTTTTACCTGTTTTTTCATTTCGAGCAAAAATCTTCAGATGCTCAAATCCACTGTTTTTAAAGGCGGCGACGACCGCTTTTGCCATGCCACCACTGCCTCGTACAATCACGCGACTATTTTTATCTAATTGATATTCTTGGATAAGTTTAACAATCGCAATATAATCGGTATTGTAAGCACGAAGAAAGCCTTGCTCATTCACAATAGTATTCACAGACTGAATGGCTTGTGCAGAAGGGGATATTTCATCTAAAAATGGCATGCAGCTTTCTTTAAAAGGCATTGAAACCGCACAACCTCGAATACCAAGTGCACGAATGCCTTTGACGGCACTTTCAATATCTGTGGTGGTAAAGGCTTTATAAATAAAATTAAGCCCTAATTTTTGATACAGATAGTTATGGAATGTTGTACCAAAATTGCCTGGTCTGCCAGAAAGAGACATGCAAAGTTGGGTGTCTTTGTTAATCATATCGATTCCTTAAATATTCAAATTTATATCATCATCGATAAAATATTGATTCATTTCAAATGCCGGTTTTGCCTCTTTGTCTTTGCCGACAATACGAGCAGGCACACCTGCTGCAGTGGCGTATTCAGGTACAGGTTGAAGTACAACAGAGTTAGCACCAATTTTGGCATATTTGCCCACTTCAATATTGCCGAGAACTTTTGCGCCTGCCCCAATCATTACGCCTTCTCGTACTTTTGGATGGCGATCGCCGGATTCTTTACCTGTACCGCCAAGCGTGACACCTTGTAAGATAGATACATCATTTTCAATTACCGAGGTTTCGCCCACTACAATACCGGTAGCATGGTCAAACATAATGCCGTGCCCAATTTTGGCGGCAGGGTGAATATCCACATCGAAAGCCACTGAAATTTGATTTTGTAAATAAAGTGCGAGTGCTTTTCGATTTTGGTTCCACAAATAATGGGTAATGCGATAGCTTTGAATGGCGTGAAAACCTTTTAAATAAAGCAATGGGGTAGACCACAATTCCACAGCGGGATCGCGGTGGCGAACAGCTTTAATATCACAAGCGGCACAATCAATGATATTGGGCTCAGCTTGATAGGCTTCTTCAATAATTTCACGCAGCGAAATTGCGGGCATGATAGGGTTAGCCAGTTTATTCGCTAGCAAATAACTCAAGGCACTGCCAAGATTTTGATGTTTTAAAATAGTGGAATGGAAAAAGCTTGCGAGCATTGGTTCGCATTCTGCTAGTTCTTTTGCCTCTTGGCGAATGTGTTGCCATACTTCTAACGTCATTTTTTCTCCTTATTCGCCTTTTCGTGCACGACCCAATAAGCTTAATGCGACGTCTTGTGCACTTTTACCACAAAAGAGCATTTGGTAAATTTGCTCTGTAATTGGCATTTCTACGCCTTGTCGTTGTGCTAATAAATAAGTTTCTTTGGTGTTATAAAAACCTTCTACCACTTGACCAATTTCATCCATAGCTTGTTGGCTATCGGTACCTTTACCAAGCATTAAACCAAATCGACGGTTACGGGATTGGTTATCGGTACAAGTGAGCACTAAATCTCCTAAACCAGACATACCCATAAAGGTTTGTGCATTGGCGCCCATTGCTACGCCCAAGCGAGTAATTTCCGCAATACCACGGGTAATCAATGCGGTTCTCGCATTGGCACCAAATCCCATACCATCCGAAATACCCGCCCCTATCGCAATCACGTTTTTAATGGCACCACCTAATTGAACGCCGATTATATCTTGATTTACATATACCCGAAAATGCTGACTGCAGTGAATTCGCGCTTGTAATTCTAAGGCAAACTTTTCATGACGAGAGGCAAGGGTAATCGCCGTTGGCAAACCTTGAGCCAATTCTTTTGCAAAAGTAGGACCTGAAAGCACCGCTGTCGGAATTGCTTTACCTAAGGTTTCTTCCACGACTTCTTGCAGTAATCGGCCGGTGTTGCGTTCTAATCCTTTGGTTGCCCAAATTAAACGATGATCAGGTTTTAAGTGCGGTCGAATTTTTAAGAGAATTTCGCCGAAAGCGTGACTTGGTACCACAATTAAAATGTCTTTCGATTGCTCAAGGGCAGTTTTCAAATCTAATTCTAAATACAAACTTTCAGGAAATTCAATATCAGGCAGAAAGCGACGATTTTGACGTTCCAGTTGCATTTGATGAATATGATCGGGATTGTGCCCCCAAAGATAGGTTGGCGAACCATTACGAGAAAATGAGATAGCGAGTGCTGTTCCATAAGAACCGCAACCAAGAATAGTAATTGGAGATTGGGATGTATTCATTTCAATCACCTTAAAAAAATAAAAGGGCAGACCATATCGCCTGCCCTTATCAAAATTAATGTTGGGTTTCTGGATGTTCTTCTACTTCGGCTGCTGCTTGCTGCTTATTCATGTAATCAATGAACAACGCATCGAAGTTTACCGGAGAAAGGTTTAATGCTGGGAATGTTCCGCGGTTGACTAAGTTAGAAATTAGTTCGCGCGCATAAGGGAAAAGCATATTTGGGCATTGAGATGTTAAGCAGTGCGCCATTTGAACATCTTCTAAACCGCTGATTGTAAATACACCAGATTGTTTCACTTCACAAATAAACGCTACATCACCAGAATCTTCCATGGTCGTTTCTACGTTGATGTTTAACGTTACTTCGTATAAATCTTCGCCCACTTGAACGGCTTCAGTGCTTAAATCAAAGCCAAGTTTTGGTTTCCATTCTTGGTGGAAAATATGAGGAAGATTTGGTGCTTCAAAAGAAACATCTTTTACATAAATACGTTGAATTTGAAGTACGGCTTCTTGTTGCTCTTCAGAGGCTACTTCAGGTTGTTGATTTTGTTCAGACATAGAGGATCCTTACTTATGTTTTTTTACTAATGGTAAATTTGCACCAGACCAAGCCGTTAAACCGTCTTTTAATACATAGACTTTTTCAAAGCCTTGTTTGGTTAAAAGCGCTGCAGATGTGGAAGAAGAAACACCGTTGATATCCACAATGATAACGGGATTTCCTTTGTAATGTTCAATTTTTCCTACATTTTGATTTTTAATTTCTGTCGGAAGCAAGTTTACACTGTTAATAATATGACCACGTCGGAATTCATCGATAGGACGTAAGTCAATCACAACCGCCTCTTCGTCGTTCATTAAGCGAACGGCTTCTGGATTAGTGATGACGCGATATTTTTGTGTCGCACTTTTAAAAAAGGTGAAAAGTGTCATAAAAAAGACAGCAAACCATGCGATCGTTAAAAAAGTGTGTTTTTGAGCAAATTCAATTGCTTGAGGCATAAATTCTTGCATGTTGTTCTCAACTTAATTTTTGATAATGAATAAGAGTTTATCTTCAGATGAAATAAGGTTTTAAGTATAACCGCACTTTAGTTATCTTTCAAAAAAATTATCAAGAAACGCAAGGTTGGCGAAAGCTTATACAATCATATGGCTAAAAATGTGATCGGGATCATAAATAGGTTATCTTGGTATTTATTCTCTACCTAATTAGGTAGAGAATGCCGATACTTTAATGAGTTAGTTCAAGGGGAATAAAATGAAATTCAAAAAATTAACCGCACTTATGATGG
This genomic window contains:
- a CDS encoding shikimate 5-dehydrogenase → MINKDTQLCMSLSGRPGNFGTTFHNYLYQKLGLNFIYKAFTTTDIESAVKGIRALGIRGCAVSMPFKESCMPFLDEISPSAQAIQSVNTIVNEQGFLRAYNTDYIAIVKLIQEYQLDKNSRVIVRGSGGMAKAVVAAFKNSGFEHLKIFARNEKTGKNLAALYGYEYISSLDNQSADILVNVTPIGMKGGKEEFDLAFPENLIQQAQTAFDVVAIPAETPFIQFAQQQGKQTISGAEVIVLQAVEQFELYTGIRPDEQLVAGAADFARANS
- the udp gene encoding uridine phosphorylase, coding for MSDVFHLNLTKAQLKGATLAIVPGDPARSERIAKKLDNPEFLASTREYTSWLGYLNGQPVVVCSTGIGGPSTSICVEELAQLGVRTFLRIGTTGAIQPHINVGDVLVTTGAVRLDGASRHFAPIEYPAVANFECTTALFNAAKEKGIEPFVGITASSDTFYPGQERYDTYSGKVYRDYQGLLKQWQDLNVMNYEMESATLFTMCNALGLRAGMVAGVIVNRTQQEIPNEATMKDTEDKAVSVVVEAARKLLA
- the secB gene encoding protein-export chaperone SecB, producing the protein MSEQNQQPEVASEEQQEAVLQIQRIYVKDVSFEAPNLPHIFHQEWKPKLGFDLSTEAVQVGEDLYEVTLNINVETTMEDSGDVAFICEVKQSGVFTISGLEDVQMAHCLTSQCPNMLFPYARELISNLVNRGTFPALNLSPVNFDALFIDYMNKQQAAAEVEEHPETQH
- a CDS encoding helicase HerA-like C-terminal domain-containing protein, encoding MQYSLARTEQGQTFGITAKMANRHGLIAGATGTGKTVTLRKMAEAFSDDGVPVFLVDVKGDLSGLVKAGTFSGKVAERIEQFNLGGESYLNGYPVSFWDVFGETGIPLRTTISEMGPLLLSRLLNLNATQEGLLNLVFRVADDKGLLLIDLKDLRAMLKFVAENAKSFQVEYGNVSAASVGAIQRALLTLENEGATNLFGEPALNLEDWLQTRYGRGVINVLNSEKLINSPRMYSAFLLWLMSELFEQLPEVGDPEKPKFVMFFDEAHLLFDGAPSVLVDKVEQVVRLIRSKGVGIYFVTQNPLDLPDTVLGQLGNRVQHALRAFTPRDQKAVKSAAETFRSNPAVNVVETISTLGVGQALISFLDEKGMPTPVEVAYVYPPKSQLAPITEEERAAWVKDDELYAFYKDYVDNESAFEVLNAQADLAAVQQKQAEQAQQEEESGLLGRLSRMIFGTQKRGDKLSPTEQMVNSVAKSVGRNIRNEVTKQIMRGILGALKK
- a CDS encoding MFS transporter, yielding MGSTTNLSSRMNGMNSHYSTEIKSKYLKYQLHSLIGVFIGYMCYYIVRNNFVLSTPYLAEKLELSKTQIGLLTSSLLITYGCSKGAMSILADKANPRYFMALGLLLCILINIMMGFSTSFYLFVGLVILLGVFQGMGVGPSIITVGYWYPRSQRGRASTTWNVSHNLGGGIVAPIVGASLAYFGSEQWEISTYVVPSIIALIGVFLVLFFVKRRPAEEGLPTVEEMYNEETVNTKLKGHLSEKPENMTAFQIFYQFVVKNPNSWYLVGVDIFTYMVRFGMLTWIPLYLLKEKGLTKTDMGAAFMIFEWAAIPSTLIAGWLIDKFFRGKIMYLPMICMTIVFFCVFGYMNSESIFAIILFSAIVGCLVYIPQSMVAVQAMEVIPSFALGSAVGLRGFMSYIVGSTFGTTLFGFVVDKFGWSSGFYTIMCGAVMCFIFCYLSHRGLQKILNMQ
- the gpsA gene encoding NAD(P)H-dependent glycerol-3-phosphate dehydrogenase; this translates as MNTSQSPITILGCGSYGTALAISFSRNGSPTYLWGHNPDHIHQMQLERQNRRFLPDIEFPESLYLELDLKTALEQSKDILIVVPSHAFGEILLKIRPHLKPDHRLIWATKGLERNTGRLLQEVVEETLGKAIPTAVLSGPTFAKELAQGLPTAITLASRHEKFALELQARIHCSQHFRVYVNQDIIGVQLGGAIKNVIAIGAGISDGMGFGANARTALITRGIAEITRLGVAMGANAQTFMGMSGLGDLVLTCTDNQSRNRRFGLMLGKGTDSQQAMDEIGQVVEGFYNTKETYLLAQRQGVEMPITEQIYQMLFCGKSAQDVALSLLGRARKGE
- the cysE gene encoding serine O-acetyltransferase, with the protein product MTLEVWQHIRQEAKELAECEPMLASFFHSTILKHQNLGSALSYLLANKLANPIMPAISLREIIEEAYQAEPNIIDCAACDIKAVRHRDPAVELWSTPLLYLKGFHAIQSYRITHYLWNQNRKALALYLQNQISVAFDVDIHPAAKIGHGIMFDHATGIVVGETSVIENDVSILQGVTLGGTGKESGDRHPKVREGVMIGAGAKVLGNIEVGKYAKIGANSVVLQPVPEYATAAGVPARIVGKDKEAKPAFEMNQYFIDDDINLNI
- a CDS encoding rhodanese-like domain-containing protein → MQEFMPQAIEFAQKHTFLTIAWFAVFFMTLFTFFKSATQKYRVITNPEAVRLMNDEEAVVIDLRPIDEFRRGHIINSVNLLPTEIKNQNVGKIEHYKGNPVIIVDINGVSSSTSAALLTKQGFEKVYVLKDGLTAWSGANLPLVKKHK